One stretch of Novosphingobium pentaromativorans US6-1 DNA includes these proteins:
- a CDS encoding LacI family DNA-binding transcriptional regulator — translation MTSNKNYPEKTGGQQKVRTLADLARIAGVSAGTVSRALAGKSLVNAETRDRIQTLAREHGFRPNQMASKLRSQKTGLIGVVVPLGHEKQQHISDPFFLTLLGQIADELTESGYDVMLRRVIPDDTTDWLDQLSGSGMVDGVIVIGQSDQFDIIESVAEHYHPLTVWGHHTPGQRHCVVGTDNALGGRMAAEHLIACGARSLAFLGTTTGIEIATRYQAAKAVADAAGIPLVHLPIDLAVATMGPQIEKALPECQADGLFAASDLIAMSALRVLHQHGRTVPNDVQIVSFDDLPLASQTMPPLTTIRQEISLGARMLVEKLKARIAGEDTDHFVNAPQLIVRGTTRSAA, via the coding sequence TTGCCGATCTTGCTCGTATTGCGGGCGTTTCGGCCGGCACTGTGTCACGCGCGCTGGCAGGCAAGTCGCTGGTCAATGCCGAAACACGCGATCGTATCCAGACGCTGGCGCGCGAGCACGGCTTTCGCCCCAACCAGATGGCAAGCAAGCTGCGCTCTCAAAAGACGGGCCTGATCGGCGTGGTCGTTCCCCTCGGCCATGAAAAGCAGCAGCATATCTCCGACCCGTTCTTCCTCACGCTGCTGGGTCAGATCGCCGACGAACTGACGGAAAGCGGCTACGACGTCATGCTGCGCCGCGTGATCCCCGACGATACGACCGACTGGCTGGATCAGTTAAGCGGTTCGGGGATGGTCGACGGCGTCATCGTCATCGGCCAGTCGGACCAGTTCGACATCATCGAAAGCGTAGCCGAGCATTACCATCCGCTGACCGTGTGGGGACATCACACCCCGGGACAGAGGCACTGCGTGGTCGGAACCGACAATGCCCTTGGCGGCCGCATGGCGGCAGAGCACCTGATTGCTTGCGGCGCGCGCAGCCTTGCCTTCCTCGGCACCACGACCGGCATCGAGATCGCGACCCGTTACCAGGCGGCCAAGGCCGTTGCCGATGCAGCGGGCATCCCGCTCGTCCACCTGCCGATCGACCTCGCAGTCGCCACCATGGGCCCCCAGATCGAAAAGGCGCTGCCGGAATGCCAGGCTGACGGCCTTTTCGCAGCCTCGGACCTGATCGCGATGTCTGCATTGCGCGTCCTGCACCAGCATGGACGCACAGTACCCAACGACGTGCAGATCGTCAGCTTCGACGACCTGCCGCTTGCCTCGCAAACCATGCCGCCGCTCACGACGATCCGGCAGGAAATCAGTCTGGGCGCAAGGATGCTGGTCGAAAAGCTCAAGGCGCGCATCGCCGGGGAGGATACCGATCATTTCGTGAATGCCCCGCAATTGATCGTGCGCGGAACGACCAGAAGCGCCGCCTGA
- the msrA gene encoding peptide-methionine (S)-S-oxide reductase MsrA encodes MAIRPVPVILLAGAGALALAAGTLLPAETSSAASRIPPPPAEKSVPSGDQVAVLAGGCFWGIEGLYEHVRGVKSVTSGYAGGKKSTANYGDVSSEKTGHAEAVRIVYDPAKVSYGTLLQIYFSVAHDPTQVNRQYPDVGPSYRSAIFPQNVLQRATAQAYIAKLTKAKSFPKPIATKLESGAFYPAEAYHQDFMRKNPQHPYIARWDKPKLAAFRKEYPSLYRN; translated from the coding sequence ATGGCCATTCGCCCCGTCCCCGTTATCCTGCTGGCAGGCGCAGGCGCCCTCGCCCTGGCTGCCGGCACCCTGCTGCCTGCCGAAACGAGCAGCGCGGCCAGCCGCATCCCGCCTCCCCCGGCCGAAAAGTCCGTGCCGTCCGGCGATCAGGTGGCCGTTCTGGCAGGCGGCTGCTTCTGGGGCATCGAAGGCCTCTACGAGCATGTGCGCGGAGTAAAGTCAGTCACCTCGGGTTATGCCGGCGGCAAGAAGAGCACAGCCAACTATGGCGACGTGTCTTCCGAGAAGACCGGACATGCCGAGGCCGTGCGGATCGTCTATGACCCGGCCAAGGTCAGCTACGGCACCCTGCTCCAGATCTACTTCTCGGTCGCGCATGACCCGACTCAGGTGAACCGGCAATACCCCGACGTCGGCCCCAGCTACCGCTCGGCGATCTTTCCTCAGAACGTCCTCCAGCGCGCCACGGCGCAGGCCTATATCGCCAAGCTGACCAAGGCGAAGAGCTTTCCCAAACCGATCGCCACGAAGCTGGAGAGCGGGGCCTTCTATCCTGCCGAAGCCTATCATCAGGACTTCATGCGCAAGAACCCGCAGCACCCCTACATCGCACGCTGGGACAAGCCGAAGCTGGCCGCGTTCCGCAAGGAATATCCCAGCCTATACCGCAATTGA